The Blattabacterium cuenoti genome includes the window GGTTGTCAAATGAATATATCAGATAGTGATATTATTACTTCTATTTTATTAAATAATGGTTTTATTTTATCTGAAAATTTAAATCAAGCAAACGTAATTTTGTTAAATGCTTGTTCTATTAGAGAAAAAGCAGAATTAACTCTAAAAAAAAAATTGGAACAATTAAAATTTTTAAAAAAAAAGAAAAGAATTTGGATTGGTATTATAGGATGTTTTTCAAAAAAAATTAAAAATTTTTTTTTGCAGGAAAAAATGGCTGATTTTTTTGTAAATCCAGATTCTTATAGAGAAATTCATAATTTTATTTATTATTCTATAGCAGGAAAACAGTATTCTCATTTTTCTAAAAAAAATGAAACTTATTCGGACATAAGTTTTGTAAAAACATCACATAATAAAAACAAAATAACAACTTTTTTAAGTATAACAAGAGGTTGTAACAATATGTGCACATTTTGTATCGTACCTTTTACCAGGGGAAGAGAAAGAAGTAGTGATCCATATTCCATAATTGATCAATGTAAACGTTTGTATCAAAACGGATATAAAGAAATAACTCTTTTAGGGCAAAATGTAGATTCTTATTCGTGGACAGAGATGATTCATAATCAGAAAAATATTGTAGAATTTTCAAAACTACTGGATCTTTTAGCTAAAGAAATTCCTCTTATGAGAATCAGATTTTCTACATCTAATCCTCATGATATGTCTGATAAAGTATTAGAAGTAATTTCTAAACATAGAAATATTTGTAAACATATTCATTTACCTGTTCAATCTGGAAGCAATAAAATATTAAAATTAAT containing:
- the miaB gene encoding tRNA (N6-isopentenyl adenosine(37)-C2)-methylthiotransferase MiaB encodes the protein MYMKNKSFYIENYGCQMNISDSDIITSILLNNGFILSENLNQANVILLNACSIREKAELTLKKKLEQLKFLKKKKRIWIGIIGCFSKKIKNFFLQEKMADFFVNPDSYREIHNFIYYSIAGKQYSHFSKKNETYSDISFVKTSHNKNKITTFLSITRGCNNMCTFCIVPFTRGRERSSDPYSIIDQCKRLYQNGYKEITLLGQNVDSYSWTEMIHNQKNIVEFSKLLDLLAKEIPLMRIRFSTSNPHDMSDKVLEVISKHRNICKHIHLPVQSGSNKILKLMNRKYTREKYLLLVKKIKNIIPECSISHDIMTGFCNENEEDHQETISLMNEIKYNYGYMFSYSSRPGTYAYRKFQDNVPEDIKKRRLKEIIDLQIKHSFYRMQEHLGKVEEVLIEGESKRNNQYWYGRNTQNLIVVFPKKTLNVGDTAYVEIIDTTSATLIGKQK